One genomic window of Pseudomonas chlororaphis subsp. piscium includes the following:
- a CDS encoding TolC family outer membrane protein produces the protein MLAAGAVLAQTAAVTSTGVNASTYSTDLMQLYREARLEDPQVLASYAQAQAGKEHQREALGALLPQLSLNAGANRIHQENDLIQERSFDSESYSLVLRQYLYNKAAWENYQKFKSLAKQSESQALDAQAEATVELARRYFTALAAEDELELVRAERRTTQKSLDRVNALYEKQLAMITDQLDLKARVDLLAAQELDARNQASISREALAELVGRPVKEKLNRIRNDAQLRVSAQSLESWVREGMELNPTLKASESGAEAANAALRSGKGGHYPTVSLNLSAQQTNEGYNNTLAPRTDSYVAGIGVQVPLYSGGSTSARVRGLYQDQLVAEQELEAIRRRVVKEITSAYLTANSNGEKIDASRSALASAQLSRVAAEKGLSYGMVNAVDVLTSVRNEFRARRDLLKTQYEFLSNVFTLNRWAGKPPVESVENVNTWLSPGSAGQAMGVGTEDLE, from the coding sequence ATGCTGGCAGCGGGGGCCGTCTTGGCGCAAACCGCTGCAGTAACGTCAACCGGGGTCAATGCCTCGACCTATTCCACCGACCTCATGCAGCTGTATCGCGAGGCGCGGCTGGAAGATCCACAGGTCCTGGCCTCCTATGCGCAAGCGCAGGCGGGCAAGGAACATCAACGCGAGGCGCTGGGGGCGCTGCTGCCGCAACTGTCGCTGAATGCCGGGGCGAACCGGATCCACCAGGAAAACGACCTGATACAGGAACGCAGTTTCGATAGCGAAAGCTACAGCCTGGTGCTGCGTCAGTACCTCTACAACAAGGCCGCGTGGGAGAACTACCAGAAGTTCAAGAGCCTGGCCAAGCAGTCCGAGTCGCAAGCGCTGGACGCCCAGGCCGAGGCCACGGTGGAACTGGCGCGGCGCTACTTCACCGCGCTGGCGGCCGAGGATGAGCTGGAGCTGGTGAGGGCGGAGCGTCGAACCACGCAAAAGAGCCTGGACCGGGTCAATGCGTTGTACGAAAAGCAGCTGGCGATGATTACCGACCAGCTCGACCTCAAGGCCCGGGTGGACCTGCTCGCGGCCCAGGAGCTGGATGCCCGCAACCAGGCCAGCATCAGCCGCGAGGCGCTGGCGGAGCTGGTCGGTCGGCCGGTCAAGGAGAAGCTCAACCGGATTCGCAATGACGCGCAACTGCGGGTTTCGGCGCAGAGCCTGGAGTCCTGGGTGCGCGAGGGCATGGAGCTGAACCCGACGCTCAAGGCCAGCGAGAGCGGCGCCGAAGCCGCGAACGCAGCGTTGCGCAGCGGCAAGGGTGGGCATTACCCGACGGTGAGCCTGAACCTCAGCGCGCAACAGACCAACGAGGGCTACAACAATACCCTGGCGCCACGCACCGACAGTTACGTCGCCGGCATCGGCGTTCAGGTGCCGCTGTACAGCGGCGGTTCGACCTCGGCGCGGGTCCGTGGGCTCTACCAGGACCAGCTGGTCGCCGAGCAGGAGCTGGAAGCGATCCGGAGGCGGGTGGTCAAGGAGATCACCAGCGCCTACCTGACCGCCAATTCGAACGGCGAAAAGATCGACGCCAGCCGTTCGGCCCTGGCCTCGGCCCAGCTGTCCAGGGTGGCGGCGGAGAAGGGGCTGAGCTACGGCATGGTCAATGCCGTCGACGTACTGACCAGCGTACGCAACGAGTTCCGCGCCCGGCGCGACCTGCTCAAGACGCAATACGAGTTCCTCAGCAATGTCTTCACCCTCAATCGCTGGGCGGGAAAACCACCGGTCGAAAGTGTCGAGAATGTGAATACCTGGCTGAGTCCCGGTAGCGCCGGCCAGGCCATGGGCGTTGGGACCGAGGACCTGGAGTAA
- a CDS encoding LuxR C-terminal-related transcriptional regulator, with amino-acid sequence MPDHTKTIRVMLIDCRPLVLMGLHDLINARKPRMEVSGQATTYTNALDLADQLRPNVIFFSFFPDALNPLEVVAGLTRSPEMKLLVLKGLYESVPVAQAIEAGARGIVLAEDPTESIVRAIIKVHHYDVGLDRAWSGGLSGYAASRHVPLRCNLEQAKQARLTLRERELIRAIVGDPSAKYMSIAEHLGISEHTVHNHLSNIYQKLNLINRIDLLMYALKHGLTDNEEPPDSTWVELE; translated from the coding sequence ATGCCAGACCATACAAAAACGATACGCGTGATGTTGATCGATTGCCGTCCCCTCGTGCTCATGGGGCTTCACGATTTGATCAATGCGAGGAAGCCCCGGATGGAGGTGAGCGGCCAGGCCACCACCTACACCAATGCGCTGGACCTTGCCGATCAGTTGCGCCCCAATGTGATTTTCTTCAGTTTTTTTCCGGATGCGTTGAACCCGTTGGAGGTCGTCGCAGGGCTCACCCGCAGCCCGGAAATGAAGCTGCTGGTGCTCAAGGGCCTGTACGAATCCGTCCCGGTTGCCCAGGCGATCGAGGCGGGCGCGCGCGGTATCGTGCTGGCGGAAGACCCGACGGAGTCGATCGTCCGGGCCATCATCAAGGTCCACCATTATGACGTCGGGCTGGACCGAGCCTGGTCCGGTGGGCTTTCCGGCTATGCCGCGAGCAGGCATGTGCCCTTGCGATGCAACCTGGAGCAGGCGAAGCAGGCGCGGCTGACGCTGCGCGAGCGGGAACTGATTCGCGCCATAGTCGGTGACCCGTCCGCCAAATACATGAGCATCGCCGAGCACCTGGGCATCAGTGAACACACCGTGCACAACCACCTCAGCAACATCTATCAGAAGCTCAACCTGATCAACCGCATCGACCTGCTGATGTATGCGCTCAAGCACGGGCTCACCGACAACGAAGAGCCGCCCGACTCCACCTGGGTGGAACTGGAATGA
- a CDS encoding HlyD family type I secretion periplasmic adaptor subunit, whose amino-acid sequence MPNRQIESFSDLPVSDRKVHRLGIGIVGLTFGLFGTWAALAPLDGAAYAPGVVTVQTYRKTVQHLEGGIVKSVLAHDGDIVKRDDPLIILEDAQLRSEYEATQSLLIAARAMESRLIAERDGSPAIDFGPMSDPVSVRGEEARQGETQVFNARRGSRLGQIAVLRERIGQLHQQIKGLESMIAVKVRLEQSYSGEIGELSELLKQGFVDKQRLLEQDRKLGMLRSEVADHRSAIDKTRLQINETQLQILQVDKDFNSDVAKQLAEVQTKIYDLQEKNSALEDRLSRIVIRAPDAGMVIGMTVHTIGGVVRSATPLLDIVPSVSELVIEAQVAPVDIDRIGIGKRADIRFGAFKSSTTPVIEGEVSSVSADRLTNEKTGTAYYLARVRVTENGARTLGERKLLPGMPADVLIITGQRTLLQYLMQPARDVMSQSMIEE is encoded by the coding sequence ATGCCTAATCGTCAAATCGAAAGCTTCTCCGACCTGCCGGTGTCCGATCGCAAGGTCCACCGCCTGGGCATCGGCATCGTCGGCTTGACCTTCGGCCTGTTCGGCACCTGGGCGGCGCTCGCGCCCCTGGACGGCGCCGCCTACGCGCCGGGGGTGGTCACCGTGCAGACTTACCGCAAGACGGTCCAGCACCTTGAAGGCGGCATCGTCAAATCGGTCTTGGCCCATGATGGCGATATCGTCAAACGTGATGATCCGCTGATCATCCTTGAAGATGCCCAACTGCGCTCCGAATACGAGGCGACCCAAAGCCTGCTGATCGCGGCCAGGGCCATGGAGTCAAGGCTGATTGCCGAGCGCGATGGGTCGCCGGCGATCGACTTCGGGCCGATGAGCGACCCTGTCAGTGTGCGGGGAGAGGAAGCGCGCCAGGGCGAGACCCAGGTATTCAACGCTCGGCGGGGCTCGCGGCTGGGCCAGATAGCCGTGCTGCGCGAGCGCATCGGCCAATTGCACCAACAGATCAAGGGCCTGGAGTCGATGATCGCGGTCAAGGTGCGCCTTGAGCAATCCTACAGCGGTGAAATCGGCGAATTGTCCGAGCTGCTCAAGCAAGGGTTCGTCGACAAGCAACGCCTGCTGGAGCAGGACCGCAAGCTGGGGATGCTCAGGTCGGAGGTGGCCGATCACCGATCCGCCATCGACAAGACCCGTCTGCAGATCAACGAAACCCAGCTGCAGATCCTCCAGGTCGACAAGGATTTCAATTCAGACGTGGCCAAGCAGCTGGCCGAGGTGCAGACCAAGATCTACGACCTGCAAGAGAAGAACTCGGCCCTGGAAGACCGCCTCAGCCGCATTGTCATCCGCGCCCCCGACGCCGGCATGGTGATTGGCATGACGGTGCACACCATCGGCGGTGTCGTGCGTTCGGCGACGCCCTTGCTGGACATCGTGCCATCGGTTTCCGAACTGGTCATCGAGGCCCAGGTGGCGCCGGTGGACATCGATCGCATCGGCATCGGCAAGCGCGCCGATATCCGTTTCGGCGCGTTCAAGAGCTCGACCACGCCGGTGATCGAAGGCGAGGTCAGTAGCGTCTCGGCCGACCGGCTGACCAACGAAAAGACCGGGACCGCCTATTACCTGGCGCGGGTCCGGGTCACCGAGAACGGTGCGCGCACCTTGGGTGAGCGCAAGTTGTTGCCGGGGATGCCGGCGGACGTGTTGATCATCACCGGGCAACGCACGCTGTTGCAGTACTTGATGCAGCCGGCCCGGGATGTGATGTCTCAATCAATGATCGAGGAGTGA
- a CDS encoding DUF5801 repeats-in-toxin domain-containing protein, whose translation MTTLQENTLLTNDPLVVATGVNVALDETTGLQNATATPAPAGDADDNDILLAALPSAFATRLTALGASTATDAALSGYTGAVGNTGSNAFTLNPAPGADITDIKFTDSLGAPLNGLDSGLDTLDGTSILLYTDTDNNNIVLGRAGGPAGAIVFAGYIEETGSPVSGGKIWTVEYQPLKHPDASNPDDALNLLNKVFVGASQDLKFSLADAPSGQNLFLMFTTANPTVVDDGGVLRISDPTIIATGKDPADQSSGANINTGDTINTSQAGGPTTFGTNNQMITEQEGIRFTFVTGARQDVTIPNLDQNEADVEANIDYTAVFNAKTANFDIVQLQGGKSAVVKISAFNTAAETGVNFVNGYANDASVAITSVRVIDNATGLVIENSNGSANDPNIAINFAGGVATVTGVIAGYKIEYTTTADHNRVLIENGAALDAKGNNHADFDIGGFVLRQASTTTAEIGSKMIFEDDGPAAAGTAVAGTVDEDGLANGIAGGVGDVAGQATNASGSVTGIFQSGVDVPLTYALSSDTSGLPALSSGGVALVYSVAGDTLTAKAGAVDVFTFSLSAAGAYSFTLLQPLDHPAGNDENDITLNLGSLLQATDKDGDTVTAAAEKLVITVDDDTPTATGTAVTGTVDEDGLANGIAGGVGDVAGEATTASGSVTGIFQSGADVPLSYTLLSDTSGLPALSSGGVALVYSVAGDTLTAKAGAVDVLTFSLSAAGAYSFTLLKPLDHAAGNNENDITLNLGSLLRATDKDGDTVTAAPEKLVITVDDDTPTATGTAVTGTVDEDGLANGIAGGVGDVAGEVTTASGSVTGIFQSGADGLLNFSLSSDTSGLPALSSGGVALVYSVLGDTLTAKAGAVDVFTFSLSAAGAYNFALLKPLDHPAGNNENDITLNLGTLLRATDKDGDTVTAAAEKLVITVDDDTPTANGTAVTGTVDEDGLANGIAGGVGDVAGQATVASGSVTGIFQSGADVPLSYALSSDTSGLPALSSGGVALAYSVAGDTLTAKAGVVNVFTFSLNAVGAYAFTLLQHLDHAAGNDENDITLNLGSLLQATDKDGDTVTAAADKLVITVDDDTPTLAFGNLIGTGTQLAQQGYWDIGSGADGLNAAGLDISLVNGQFTLVRPDNTTTTGTGTLVEQSPSPDGNGAYQFAGTLTGDFDNNAATANTTIHYTLTANANGTYALDLEEGFRSVVVLSSADGSLDAGGPDPVRTLTIGSEHVVFFGANPLAPQTGANSILTGIGLGAPDPTEAQLQTNPLPSFIGTAAMNVSTSGIGIANNNLEGNNTAGINAGDESFVVNPETLLTAMKVYIDNSVQGYNPATEELYYTAYYDDGTTSGAPIKVQAADLHAEAGGQTSFTVQWDGSHLIDAVQLTMGKGTIKVPTIEFIHETQSLASDIQLAFNATVTDKDGDTATSAFDANLFANDPADALFDFRLVGTTGERDAFNIDLSATENQYQVTGFDAGPGQRDAVVLIGDPGATVQSINNAGADSIVTVAETGGQLTTITLVGVDLLNTDIVLSSV comes from the coding sequence ATGACCACCCTGCAAGAAAACACACTCCTCACGAACGACCCACTCGTGGTAGCGACCGGCGTCAACGTTGCGCTGGACGAAACCACCGGGCTGCAGAACGCCACCGCCACGCCAGCCCCTGCGGGAGACGCCGACGACAATGACATTCTGCTGGCCGCCCTGCCCTCGGCCTTCGCCACCCGCTTGACCGCCCTTGGCGCGAGTACCGCAACGGATGCAGCCTTGAGTGGCTACACCGGTGCCGTGGGCAACACCGGCAGCAATGCCTTCACCCTCAACCCGGCGCCCGGCGCGGACATCACCGATATCAAGTTCACCGACAGCCTGGGCGCGCCGCTCAATGGCCTGGACAGCGGCCTGGATACCCTCGATGGCACCAGCATCCTGCTCTATACCGACACGGACAATAACAACATCGTTCTGGGCCGGGCCGGAGGCCCTGCCGGTGCGATCGTGTTCGCGGGTTACATTGAAGAAACCGGATCGCCGGTATCCGGTGGCAAGATCTGGACTGTGGAATACCAACCGCTCAAACACCCGGATGCCAGTAACCCGGACGATGCCCTCAACCTGCTGAACAAGGTGTTCGTCGGCGCCAGCCAGGACCTGAAGTTCAGCCTGGCCGATGCGCCTTCCGGACAGAACCTGTTCCTGATGTTCACCACGGCCAACCCGACGGTGGTCGACGACGGTGGCGTCCTGCGGATCAGTGACCCGACGATCATCGCTACCGGTAAAGACCCGGCAGACCAGTCGAGCGGCGCGAATATAAACACTGGCGACACGATCAATACCAGCCAGGCAGGTGGCCCGACCACCTTCGGCACCAACAACCAGATGATCACGGAACAGGAAGGCATTCGTTTTACCTTCGTCACCGGCGCCCGGCAGGACGTGACCATTCCCAACCTGGATCAGAACGAAGCCGACGTCGAAGCCAATATCGACTACACCGCGGTCTTTAATGCGAAGACGGCCAATTTCGATATCGTGCAGCTGCAAGGCGGCAAGAGTGCGGTGGTAAAAATCAGTGCCTTCAACACCGCGGCTGAAACCGGTGTGAATTTCGTCAACGGCTATGCGAACGATGCATCGGTGGCTATCACCAGTGTTCGCGTGATCGACAACGCCACCGGGCTGGTGATCGAAAACTCCAACGGATCGGCGAATGATCCGAACATTGCCATCAACTTTGCTGGCGGCGTGGCCACCGTCACCGGCGTCATAGCCGGCTACAAGATCGAATACACCACCACCGCGGACCACAACCGCGTCCTGATCGAGAACGGCGCGGCCCTTGACGCCAAGGGCAATAACCACGCCGACTTCGACATCGGTGGCTTCGTCCTGCGCCAGGCCTCCACCACGACCGCCGAAATCGGCTCGAAGATGATCTTCGAGGACGATGGACCGGCAGCGGCCGGAACCGCCGTGGCCGGTACCGTCGATGAAGACGGCCTGGCCAATGGCATCGCCGGTGGTGTCGGTGATGTGGCGGGTCAGGCCACCAACGCCAGCGGCAGCGTCACCGGGATCTTCCAGTCCGGCGTCGATGTGCCGCTGACCTATGCCTTGTCGAGCGATACCAGCGGCCTGCCGGCATTGAGCTCCGGCGGAGTGGCACTGGTGTACAGCGTCGCCGGCGACACCCTCACCGCCAAGGCGGGCGCCGTCGATGTGTTCACCTTCAGCCTCAGCGCCGCGGGGGCCTACAGCTTCACCCTGTTGCAACCGCTGGACCATCCAGCCGGCAATGACGAGAACGACATCACCCTCAACCTGGGTAGCCTGCTGCAGGCCACCGACAAGGACGGTGACACAGTGACGGCTGCCGCCGAGAAACTGGTGATTACCGTCGATGACGACACGCCAACCGCAACCGGAACCGCCGTGACCGGCACCGTCGACGAAGACGGCCTGGCCAATGGTATCGCCGGTGGTGTCGGTGATGTGGCAGGTGAAGCGACTACCGCCAGTGGCAGCGTGACCGGGATCTTCCAGTCCGGTGCCGACGTGCCGCTGAGTTATACCCTGCTGAGTGACACCAGCGGCCTGCCAGCCCTGAGCTCGGGCGGCGTGGCGCTGGTGTATAGCGTCGCCGGTGATACCCTCACCGCCAAGGCGGGTGCAGTCGATGTGCTCACCTTCAGCCTCAGTGCGGCGGGTGCCTACAGCTTCACCCTACTCAAGCCGCTGGACCACGCCGCCGGCAATAACGAGAACGACATCACCCTTAATCTGGGCTCGTTGCTGCGGGCCACCGACAAGGATGGCGACACGGTAACGGCTGCACCCGAGAAGCTGGTGATCACCGTCGATGACGACACGCCAACCGCAACCGGCACCGCCGTGACCGGCACCGTCGACGAGGACGGCCTGGCCAATGGCATCGCTGGCGGGGTCGGTGATGTGGCTGGCGAGGTGACTACCGCCAGTGGCAGCGTGACGGGGATCTTCCAGTCCGGGGCCGATGGACTGCTGAATTTTTCCTTGTCGAGCGATACCAGCGGCCTACCGGCCCTGAGTTCCGGCGGTGTGGCGCTGGTCTATAGCGTCCTGGGGGATACCCTCACCGCCAAGGCTGGCGCAGTCGATGTGTTCACCTTCAGCCTCAGCGCCGCGGGTGCCTACAACTTCGCCCTGCTCAAGCCTCTGGATCACCCCGCAGGCAATAACGAAAACGACATCACCCTCAACCTGGGCACCTTGCTACGGGCCACGGATAAGGATGGCGACACAGTGACCGCCGCGGCCGAGAAACTGGTGATTACCGTCGATGACGATACGCCAACCGCCAACGGAACCGCGGTGACCGGCACCGTCGACGAAGATGGCCTGGCCAATGGCATTGCCGGCGGTGTGGGCGACGTGGCTGGCCAAGCCACCGTCGCCAGCGGCAGCGTCACCGGGATCTTCCAGTCCGGTGCCGATGTGCCACTGAGCTATGCCCTGTCGAGCGATACCAGTGGCCTGCCAGCCCTGAGTTCGGGCGGGGTGGCGCTGGCCTACAGCGTTGCGGGTGACACCCTGACGGCCAAGGCTGGCGTGGTCAATGTGTTCACCTTCAGCCTCAATGCCGTGGGGGCCTATGCCTTCACCCTGCTCCAGCACCTGGATCACGCGGCGGGTAACGACGAGAACGACATCACCCTCAACCTGGGATCGCTGCTGCAAGCCACCGACAAGGACGGCGACACAGTGACCGCCGCGGCCGACAAGCTGGTGATCACCGTCGATGACGACACCCCGACCCTCGCCTTCGGCAACCTGATCGGCACCGGGACCCAGCTGGCGCAACAAGGCTACTGGGACATCGGGTCTGGCGCCGACGGGTTGAATGCGGCCGGCCTGGACATCTCGCTGGTGAACGGCCAGTTCACCCTGGTCCGGCCGGACAACACCACCACCACCGGCACTGGCACGCTGGTCGAGCAGTCGCCTTCACCAGATGGCAACGGCGCCTACCAGTTCGCGGGAACCCTGACCGGTGACTTCGACAACAATGCGGCCACGGCGAATACCACCATCCACTACACCCTGACCGCCAACGCCAACGGCACCTATGCCCTGGACCTGGAGGAAGGCTTCCGTTCGGTCGTGGTCCTCAGCAGTGCCGACGGCTCGCTGGATGCCGGTGGTCCGGACCCGGTACGCACGCTGACCATAGGCAGCGAGCATGTGGTGTTCTTCGGCGCCAATCCGCTGGCCCCACAAACCGGCGCGAACAGCATCCTGACCGGTATCGGGCTCGGAGCGCCCGACCCTACCGAAGCCCAGTTGCAGACCAACCCCCTGCCGTCGTTCATCGGCACCGCGGCCATGAACGTCAGCACCTCCGGCATCGGCATCGCCAACAACAACCTGGAGGGCAACAACACGGCGGGTATCAATGCCGGCGACGAGAGTTTCGTGGTCAACCCCGAAACGCTGTTGACGGCCATGAAGGTCTATATCGACAACTCGGTGCAGGGCTACAACCCGGCCACGGAAGAGCTGTACTACACGGCCTACTACGACGACGGCACGACCTCGGGCGCGCCCATCAAGGTGCAGGCCGCCGACCTGCACGCGGAAGCGGGAGGCCAGACCTCCTTCACCGTCCAGTGGGATGGCAGCCACCTGATCGACGCCGTCCAGCTCACCATGGGCAAGGGCACGATCAAGGTCCCGACCATCGAGTTCATTCACGAGACCCAGAGCCTGGCCAGCGATATCCAGCTGGCGTTCAACGCGACGGTGACGGACAAGGATGGTGATACGGCAACCAGCGCGTTCGACGCCAACCTGTTCGCCAACGACCCGGCCGACGCGCTGTTCGACTTCAGGCTGGTGGGCACCACGGGTGAGCGGGACGCCTTCAACATCGACCTGTCAGCCACCGAGAACCAGTACCAGGTCACCGGCTTCGATGCCGGCCCGGGCCAGCGCGATGCGGTGGTGCTTATTGGTGACCCGGGCGCCACCGTGCAGTCGATCAACAACGCCGGCGCCGACAGTATCGTGACGGTGGCCGAGACCGGCGGACAATTGACGACCATCACCCTGGTCGGGGTCGACCTGCTCAATACCGATATTGTCCTGAGCAGCGTCTGA
- a CDS encoding type I secretion system permease/ATPase yields MQSTPENSLKNALKVCRDSFVFVGFFSFFINALMLVPTFYMLQVYGRVMTSGSLTTLAMLTLIMIGLVITLGSLEWIRSRIMVRVSTRLDVLLSRQVYKASFKRALDSGGMDASAQSLNDLTGLRQFLSSSGLFAFFDAPWLPIYIAVMFLFHPWFGWVATGSALLLIVLAFVNEKLTGPVLAQANREHIGATLYTTKNLRNAEVIESMGMLETLMDRWGRRQRNVLLLQSLASDRGGLVTTLSRTFRLLVQSLVLGLGAYLAVDHQVGAGLVFAGAVLLGRALAPIDLMIGSWKGFIAARSQYNRLNDILGKQQAQPERLSLPAPEGNVQVENLIVAAPGSKNPILKNISFSVPAGCVVGIIGPSASGKSTLARALIGVWPPQHGVVRLDGADISTWDKHELGPHIGYLPQDIELFEGSVGENIARFAEIDSAKVIQAARTAGVHEMILLLPDGYDTVIGSEGVMLSAGQRQRIGLARALYGNPRLIILDEPNSNLDEVGDRALAAAIQQIKHTGATLFVITHRTNIVSQLDRLLVMKAGVVGLYGPREEILAELSGQQPPVPKHAGPVPVATNVASIDARKDDGGESYA; encoded by the coding sequence ATGCAAAGCACACCTGAAAACAGTCTGAAAAATGCGTTGAAGGTCTGTAGAGACAGCTTTGTTTTCGTCGGCTTTTTCAGTTTCTTCATCAATGCGCTGATGCTGGTCCCGACCTTCTACATGCTTCAGGTGTATGGGCGGGTGATGACCAGCGGCAGTCTCACCACCCTGGCCATGTTGACGTTGATCATGATCGGGCTGGTGATCACCCTCGGCTCCCTGGAATGGATTCGCTCGCGCATCATGGTCCGGGTCAGTACCCGGCTGGATGTGCTGCTCAGTCGCCAGGTCTACAAGGCCAGTTTCAAACGGGCTTTGGACAGTGGCGGCATGGATGCCTCGGCCCAGTCGCTCAACGACCTGACGGGGTTGCGACAGTTTCTTTCCAGCAGCGGTCTGTTCGCCTTTTTCGACGCGCCCTGGTTGCCGATCTATATCGCGGTGATGTTCCTGTTCCACCCCTGGTTCGGCTGGGTCGCGACGGGCAGCGCGCTGTTGTTGATAGTGCTCGCCTTCGTCAATGAGAAGCTGACGGGGCCGGTACTGGCCCAGGCCAACAGGGAGCATATCGGCGCGACCCTCTATACCACCAAGAACCTGCGCAACGCCGAAGTCATCGAGTCCATGGGCATGCTGGAAACCCTGATGGATCGTTGGGGCCGTCGGCAGAGAAACGTCTTGCTGCTGCAGTCCCTGGCAAGCGACAGGGGAGGCCTTGTCACGACGCTTTCGCGGACTTTTCGCCTGCTGGTGCAATCGCTGGTGCTGGGCCTGGGGGCGTACCTGGCGGTGGACCATCAGGTGGGAGCCGGCCTGGTGTTCGCCGGGGCCGTGCTGCTGGGGCGGGCACTGGCCCCCATCGACCTGATGATCGGCAGCTGGAAGGGCTTTATCGCGGCCCGTTCGCAGTACAACCGCCTGAACGACATCCTCGGCAAACAACAGGCGCAACCCGAGCGTCTGTCCTTGCCCGCGCCCGAGGGCAACGTGCAGGTCGAGAATCTGATTGTCGCGGCGCCTGGCTCGAAAAACCCGATCCTCAAGAACATCAGCTTCAGCGTACCGGCCGGTTGCGTGGTGGGCATCATAGGTCCGAGCGCCTCGGGCAAGTCGACCCTGGCCAGGGCGCTGATCGGCGTCTGGCCGCCACAGCATGGGGTGGTCCGGCTGGATGGCGCGGACATCAGCACCTGGGACAAGCATGAGCTTGGCCCGCACATCGGTTATTTGCCCCAGGACATCGAACTGTTCGAGGGCAGCGTCGGCGAGAACATTGCCCGCTTCGCCGAGATCGATTCGGCGAAGGTCATCCAGGCCGCCAGGACCGCTGGCGTCCACGAAATGATTCTGCTGTTGCCCGATGGCTACGACACCGTCATCGGCAGCGAGGGCGTCATGCTGTCGGCGGGGCAGCGCCAGCGCATCGGGCTGGCCCGCGCACTGTACGGCAACCCGCGGCTGATCATTCTCGACGAGCCCAATTCCAACCTCGACGAAGTTGGCGATCGTGCCCTGGCGGCCGCCATCCAGCAGATCAAGCACACCGGCGCGACCCTGTTCGTGATTACCCACCGCACCAACATCGTGTCGCAACTCGACCGGCTGCTGGTGATGAAAGCCGGGGTCGTCGGCCTCTATGGGCCGCGCGAGGAAATACTGGCCGAACTCAGCGGGCAGCAACCGCCGGTACCGAAACACGCCGGGCCCGTACCGGTGGCTACCAACGTGGCGTCGATCGATGCCCGCAAGGACGATGGCGGTGAATCCTATGCCTAA